The DNA sequence ATTCAAAAACTGGTTCAATTACTTTAATGGCAACTGCTGCAATAATCGATTTACGAATATCGGCAGCTTCAAAGTTTTTATTAAAATATTCACGAATGGTTTTTACATACGCTTCCCGGAAAGCATTTAAGTGAGTTCCACCTTGTGTTGTATTTTGACCGTTGACGAAAGAAAAATAAGTTTCTGACTGTGATTTATCTGAATGCGTTATAGCAACTTCAATGTCTTCATCTTTCAAATGAACAATCGGATAGATAATTTCTCCTTCAATTTCTTCATTCAATAAATCTTTCAATCCATTTTCTGAAAAGTACGTTTCGCCGTTAAAAACTATTTTCAAGCCTGGATTCAGGTAGCAATAATTTTTAAGCATTTTCTCGATATACTCTTTTCTAAATTTGAAATGCGTGAATATCGTGGTATCAGGAATAAAAGTAATTTCAGTTCCGTTTCGGTCGGTAGATTCGGTTTCTGCAAAATCTTCTGTAATTAATCCTTTTGAAAATTCGGCGATTTTCATTTTTCCATCACGAATCGATCTTACTTTGAAAAACTCTGAAAGCGCATTAACCGCCTTTGTTCCTACTCCATTTAAACCTACTGATTTCTTAAAGGCTTTTGAATCATACTTTCCACCGGTATTCATTTTAGAAACGGCGTCAACTACTTTTCCTAAAGGAATTCCACGTCCGTAATCACGAATAATTGCCTTACCATCATCGATTTTTATTTCGATTCTTTTTCCGGATTTCATTACGAATTCATCGATCGAGTTATCGATGATTTCTTTGAGCAAAATATAAATTCCATCGTCAGCCGAAGAACCATCGCCCAGTTTACCAATATACATTCCCGGTCGAAGTCGGATATGCTCTTGCCAATCAAGGGTTCTAATATTATCTTCGGAATAATTAACAGTAGTGTTGTCGCTCATATTTTGGGTAGAAACTGCTTGATAAAATCAGTAACTCACAAAAATAGTGAAAGCAAATTGATTTCTAAAATTTTGTGGAGAAGTTTTCGGTACCTTTCTAGCAACAACGATAATAGGACCGCTTTTTTCGGGTGAGAATTTAGATTTTTAGTTTAAAAATGATTGATCCATTTTTCAAAAGCCAGCATGTAATCTTTCAAAAAAGTTTCCGTTTTTTCGTTGACAGTTTTACCGTCTTCCAATAATAACTCATGAACCTTACTAATATAAGCTTCCGGCTGCTGCATCATCGGAACATCCAGAAAAACAACTGCTTGACGGATATTATGATTCGAACCAAGACCACCTGTAGCGCTCGGAGTAACAGTTACCACTGCACCTGATTTTCCTTTCCAAACACTTTTCCCAGGAGGCCGCGAACCTACATCAATTGCGTTTTTCAAACCACCCGGAATTGTTCGGTTGTATTCAGGTGAGACGAAAAGAATGGCATCTGAATTTCTAATTTTTTCACGAAATTCTATCCATTGCTGCGGTGGATTCGAATCTAAATCTTCATTATAGAGCGGTAAATTTCCTATTTCTACAATTTCCATTTTTAGAGTGGTGGGCGCGAGACGAATTAATTCGTTGGCGATCTTTTTATTAAAAGATTCTTTTCTCAAGCTTCCGACTAGAACTGCAATCTTTTTTTCCATGATGTATTTTTTTTAATTTAAATTAAAGTTACAAATACTCTTAGTTAAATTGATTTTTAGAATGCTGTTTAACAAATATTTAAGTTTTGAATTGGGAGTTAAGACTATAAAAAAAGCGGACCGAAGTCCGCTGAATATTTTTAAATGTAAATCGTTATTTAAAACGTCTTACACATTAAATCTAAAATTCATCATATCACCATCTTGAACGATATATTCTTTTCCTTCTACTCCCATTTTTCCAGCTTCTTTAACTTTTGCTTCAGAACCAAATTTTAAGAAGTCTTCATATTTGATTACTTCTGCACGGATAAATCCTTTTTCGAAGTCGGTATGAATTACGCCAGCTGCTTGTGGAGCGGTCCAACCTTTTCCAATGGTCCATGCACGAACTTCTTTTACGCCAGCGGTAAAATAAGTCTGCAACTGCAATAAATCGTAGGCTTTTCTAATCAATCTGTTTACTCCAGGCTCCGTTAAACCCAATTCATCTAAGAACATTTCGCGCTCTTCGAAAGTATCTAATTCATTGATATCAGCTTCGATTTGAGCAGCAAGAACAACAACTTCTGCTTTTTCTTTCGCAGCCATTTCTTCGATTTTACCAATCCATTCGTTTCCGTTTTTAATGGAGTTTTCATCAACATTACAAACGTAAAGAACAGGCTTATTCGTCAATAACTGAA is a window from the Kaistella flava (ex Peng et al. 2021) genome containing:
- a CDS encoding NADPH-dependent FMN reductase yields the protein MEKKIAVLVGSLRKESFNKKIANELIRLAPTTLKMEIVEIGNLPLYNEDLDSNPPQQWIEFREKIRNSDAILFVSPEYNRTIPGGLKNAIDVGSRPPGKSVWKGKSGAVVTVTPSATGGLGSNHNIRQAVVFLDVPMMQQPEAYISKVHELLLEDGKTVNEKTETFLKDYMLAFEKWINHF